The following proteins are encoded in a genomic region of Candidatus Dechloromonas phosphoritropha:
- a CDS encoding TRZ/ATZ family hydrolase codes for MKTTRQTIDLLLEPRWIAAVDPDVVLKNHAVAVHDGRIVDVLPTGEARDRFDPGQRVVLEDHILIPGLVNLHTHAAMTLMRGLADDLPLMDWLEKHIWPAESANVSHQFVYDGTRLACAEMLAGGITCFNDMYFYPEAAAAAAAEFGMRAMLGITAIEFPTPYASDADDYIDKGLAVREQWLNHPLIGFCLAPHAPYTVSDATFERLATLAAQINIPIHCHIHETRREIEESRHLHGLTPLARLQRLGLLGPGFIGVHGIHIDEPDLELLATTGCSVVHCPTSNLKLGGGIAPVVRMRQAGINVGLGTDGAASNNRLDMFGEMRLAALLAKGSSGDASALPAREALRMATLDGATALGLAGEIGSITPGKAGDLVAVSLRGLNTTPCYDPVSHLIHVAGRECVTHVWVAGKCCVDHKKLSWHGQNDLESAITLWQNTLEVRGES; via the coding sequence ATCAAAACTACTCGCCAAACCATCGACTTGCTGCTCGAGCCGCGCTGGATTGCCGCGGTCGACCCCGATGTGGTTCTCAAAAACCATGCTGTCGCCGTCCACGATGGACGAATCGTGGACGTGTTGCCCACTGGGGAAGCACGCGACCGCTTCGATCCAGGACAGCGGGTCGTTCTGGAGGACCACATCCTGATTCCCGGCTTGGTCAACCTGCACACCCATGCCGCGATGACCCTGATGCGCGGGCTAGCCGACGACCTGCCACTGATGGACTGGCTGGAAAAGCATATCTGGCCGGCTGAATCGGCCAACGTCTCACACCAGTTCGTCTATGACGGGACGCGCCTCGCCTGCGCCGAAATGCTGGCCGGCGGCATCACCTGCTTCAACGACATGTATTTCTACCCCGAAGCGGCGGCGGCGGCAGCAGCGGAATTCGGCATGCGCGCCATGCTCGGCATCACGGCGATCGAATTTCCAACGCCCTATGCCAGCGACGCCGACGATTACATCGATAAGGGGCTCGCCGTTCGCGAACAGTGGCTGAACCATCCGCTGATCGGATTTTGCCTGGCGCCGCATGCGCCATACACTGTTTCCGACGCAACTTTCGAGCGCCTGGCGACCCTCGCGGCGCAGATCAACATCCCGATCCATTGCCATATACACGAAACCCGGCGCGAAATCGAAGAAAGCCGGCACCTCCATGGCCTCACCCCGCTCGCCCGGTTGCAACGGCTCGGCTTGCTCGGCCCGGGGTTCATCGGCGTCCATGGCATACACATTGACGAACCCGACCTCGAACTGCTGGCGACGACCGGTTGCAGCGTCGTCCATTGCCCGACTTCCAACCTCAAGTTGGGCGGCGGCATCGCCCCTGTCGTGCGAATGCGACAAGCCGGCATCAACGTCGGCCTCGGCACCGACGGCGCCGCCAGCAACAACCGCCTCGACATGTTCGGTGAGATGCGTCTGGCCGCTTTGCTGGCCAAAGGCAGCAGCGGCGATGCCAGCGCGCTGCCCGCCCGCGAGGCGTTACGCATGGCCACGCTCGATGGCGCCACTGCGCTCGGCCTCGCTGGCGAAATTGGCTCGATCACTCCCGGCAAGGCTGGCGACCTCGTCGCCGTCAGCCTCAGGGGGCTGAACACCACGCCCTGTTACGATCCGGTATCGCACCTCATCCATGTCGCAGGCCGTGAATGCGTGACTCACGTCTGGGTCGCCGGAAAGTGTTGCGTAGACCACAAAAAGCTCTCCTGGCATGGCCAAAATGACTTGGAATCGGCAATCACCCTATGGCAGAATACGCTGGAGGTCCGTGGCGAATCCTGA
- the serC gene encoding 3-phosphoserine/phosphohydroxythreonine transaminase, which produces MSRVWNFSAGPAALPEEVLRQAQEEMLDWHGAGCSVMEMSHRGKEFTSIIAQAEADLRELMGIPASYKVLFLQGGATLQFAQIPMNLLAGRSADYIVTGSWSGKAFKEAQRIGNVRCAATTESSAFTRLPGADEIKLDPFAAYLHLCTNETIHGVEISAGRIADTGVPLVADMSSHILSRPVPVEKFGLIYAGAQKNIGPSGLTLVIIRQELLGMAPLTIPSIMDYAVMAENGSLLNTPSTYGIYIAGLVFQWLKRQGGLEGIAAVNAEKGRILYGCIDASGGFYTNPVDPDCRSLMNVPFTLADPQLDAAFLAESKAAGLVSLKGHKSVGGMRASIYNAVSLQGVQVLVDFMNDFAKRNG; this is translated from the coding sequence ATGAGCCGGGTCTGGAATTTCAGCGCCGGTCCGGCCGCCCTTCCGGAAGAGGTCTTACGCCAGGCGCAGGAGGAAATGCTCGACTGGCACGGCGCCGGTTGCAGCGTCATGGAAATGAGTCACCGCGGCAAGGAATTCACCAGCATCATTGCGCAGGCCGAAGCCGACCTGCGCGAGTTGATGGGCATCCCGGCCAGCTACAAGGTCCTGTTCCTGCAGGGTGGGGCGACCCTGCAGTTCGCACAGATCCCGATGAATCTACTGGCCGGGCGTTCGGCTGACTACATTGTTACCGGTTCGTGGTCCGGGAAGGCGTTCAAGGAAGCGCAACGCATTGGCAACGTCCGTTGTGCCGCAACGACCGAGAGCAGTGCGTTCACCCGCTTGCCGGGCGCCGATGAAATAAAACTCGACCCCTTCGCCGCCTATCTGCACCTGTGCACCAACGAGACGATCCACGGCGTCGAGATCAGTGCCGGGCGCATTGCCGACACCGGCGTGCCGCTGGTCGCCGACATGTCGTCGCACATCCTGTCGCGGCCGGTTCCCGTCGAGAAATTCGGCCTGATCTACGCTGGCGCGCAGAAGAACATCGGTCCTTCGGGCCTGACGCTGGTCATCATCCGTCAGGAACTACTCGGCATGGCGCCGCTGACCATCCCGAGCATTATGGATTACGCGGTGATGGCCGAGAACGGCTCGCTGCTGAACACGCCGTCGACCTACGGCATCTATATCGCAGGCCTCGTCTTCCAGTGGCTCAAGCGCCAGGGCGGACTGGAAGGCATTGCTGCGGTCAACGCCGAAAAGGGCCGCATTTTGTACGGGTGCATCGACGCTTCCGGCGGCTTCTACACGAATCCGGTCGATCCCGACTGTCGCTCGCTGATGAACGTCCCGTTTACGCTGGCCGATCCGCAACTCGACGCCGCGTTCCTTGCCGAGTCGAAGGCGGCCGGTCTGGTGTCGCTGAAGGGCCACAAGTCGGTCGGCGGGATGCGCGCTTCGATCTACAATGCCGTGTCGCTGCAAGGCGTGCAGGTTCTGGTGGATTTCATGAACGACTTCGCCAAACGCAACGGGTAG
- a CDS encoding ABC transporter substrate-binding protein: MLKIPLRLASILLLSACGQVWNDPYPAANAEQNTLYAAFTDRPKHLDPAQSYTEDELTFTGQIYEPPLQYHYLKRPYELIPATLEGIPHPRFLDDQGRELSADAPLESIAESVYELKLKSGIRYQPHPAFAVDQHGQPLYLGKNVAEGRQKIADFPQTGTRELTADDYIYQIKRLAHPRLHSPIFGMMSGRIVGLKELGAVLQEGARELAANEWLDLDAYPLSGVEKVDSHTWRIRIKGKYPQFLFWLAMPFFAPVPREVDRFYAQPGMAAKNLTLDWWPVGTGPFMLTENDPNRRMVLTRNPNFAGRQTFPCEGEEGDREAGLLKDCGKPLPFLDQAVFTREKEAIPYWNKFLQGYYDASGISSDSFDQAVRVNVGGDVALTDEMRDKGIRLLTSVKTSTFYMGFNMLDPVVGGLGERSTRIRQAISIAVDQEEYISIFQNGRGIAAQSPLPPGIFGYEGGEAGLNTVVYDWVDGKPRRKPVEVARKLMVEAGYPNGRDGKTGEPLVIYLDTTSGGMGEKSRLDWLTRQFAKIDIQLVVRSTDFNRFQDKIRKGNVQLYYLGWNADYPDPENFFFLLDGNEGKVAKGGENASNYANPEFDRLFARMKNMNNTPERLQIVREMNRILHHDAPWDFGLHPKSYTLSHRWLKNRKPSDVGNNILKYQRIDAVDRAIARREWNRPVRWPLALGLALIVLAIVPALIGYRRRERRAAVK, encoded by the coding sequence ATGCTGAAAATCCCGCTTCGCCTGGCGTCGATCCTGTTGCTCTCCGCCTGTGGGCAGGTGTGGAACGACCCGTATCCGGCGGCGAATGCCGAGCAGAATACCCTCTACGCCGCGTTCACCGACCGTCCGAAGCATCTTGATCCGGCACAGTCCTATACTGAGGATGAGCTGACCTTCACCGGGCAGATTTACGAACCGCCCCTGCAGTATCACTATTTGAAGCGTCCCTACGAGTTGATCCCGGCGACGCTGGAAGGGATCCCGCATCCACGTTTTCTCGACGATCAAGGCAGGGAATTGTCGGCCGATGCGCCGCTCGAATCGATTGCCGAGAGCGTCTACGAACTGAAGCTGAAGTCGGGCATCCGCTACCAGCCGCACCCGGCCTTTGCCGTCGACCAGCACGGTCAACCGCTTTATCTGGGCAAAAACGTGGCCGAAGGCCGGCAGAAGATTGCCGACTTTCCGCAGACGGGTACGCGCGAACTGACCGCCGACGACTACATCTACCAGATCAAACGCCTCGCCCATCCACGCCTGCATTCGCCGATTTTCGGCATGATGTCCGGGCGCATTGTCGGCCTCAAGGAACTGGGCGCAGTACTCCAGGAAGGGGCACGCGAGCTAGCGGCCAATGAATGGCTCGATCTTGACGCCTACCCGTTGTCCGGGGTCGAGAAGGTCGATAGCCATACCTGGCGCATTCGCATCAAGGGCAAGTATCCGCAGTTCCTTTTCTGGCTGGCGATGCCGTTCTTTGCGCCGGTGCCGCGCGAGGTCGATCGCTTCTACGCGCAGCCTGGCATGGCCGCCAAGAATCTGACGCTCGACTGGTGGCCGGTCGGTACCGGACCGTTCATGCTTACCGAGAACGATCCGAACCGGCGCATGGTGCTCACGCGCAACCCCAATTTCGCTGGCCGCCAGACCTTTCCCTGTGAAGGTGAGGAAGGCGATCGCGAGGCAGGCTTGCTTAAGGACTGTGGCAAGCCTCTGCCGTTTCTCGATCAGGCCGTGTTTACCCGCGAAAAGGAAGCGATTCCCTACTGGAACAAGTTCCTGCAGGGCTACTACGATGCCTCGGGAATCTCCTCCGACAGTTTCGATCAGGCGGTGCGTGTCAATGTCGGCGGCGACGTGGCGCTGACCGACGAAATGCGCGACAAGGGTATCCGCCTGCTGACCTCGGTAAAAACCTCGACCTTCTACATGGGTTTCAATATGCTCGACCCGGTGGTCGGCGGTCTCGGCGAGCGGTCGACCAGGATCAGGCAGGCGATCTCGATTGCCGTCGATCAGGAAGAATACATTTCGATCTTCCAGAACGGCCGCGGAATCGCTGCCCAGAGCCCGTTGCCACCGGGGATTTTCGGTTACGAAGGGGGCGAGGCGGGCCTTAACACCGTCGTATACGACTGGGTGGATGGCAAGCCGCGGCGCAAGCCGGTCGAGGTGGCCAGAAAACTGATGGTCGAGGCTGGCTACCCGAATGGTCGCGACGGAAAAACCGGCGAGCCGCTGGTCATTTACCTGGATACCACCAGCGGCGGCATGGGTGAAAAATCGCGGCTCGACTGGCTGACCCGGCAATTCGCCAAGATCGACATTCAACTGGTGGTGCGCTCGACCGATTTCAATCGTTTTCAGGACAAGATCCGCAAGGGTAATGTCCAGTTGTATTACCTGGGCTGGAATGCCGACTACCCGGATCCGGAGAATTTCTTCTTCCTGCTCGACGGCAACGAAGGCAAGGTCGCCAAGGGCGGCGAAAATGCGTCCAACTATGCCAATCCCGAGTTCGACCGCCTGTTCGCCCGGATGAAGAACATGAACAACACGCCGGAGCGCCTACAGATCGTCCGTGAAATGAACCGTATCCTGCACCACGATGCGCCGTGGGACTTTGGTCTGCATCCGAAAAGCTACACCCTGTCGCATCGCTGGCTGAAGAACCGCAAGCCGAGTGATGTCGGTAACAATATCCTCAAATATCAGCGCATCGACGCGGTCGACCGCGCCATTGCCCGGCGTGAATGGAATCGGCCGGTGCGCTGGCCGCTGGCGCTCGGTCTAGCGCTGATCGTGCTGGCAATCGTTCCGGCCCTTATCGGCTATCGGCGGCGGGAGCGTCGGGCCGCGGTCAAATGA
- a CDS encoding HAD-IA family hydrolase, whose translation MLDAVLFDLDGTLADTAPDLCATVNILLVDEGRPQQPFSRLRPHTSSGVRGLLGAGFGIAPADDDYERLANRFLEIYSARLCELSTLFDGIPALLDTLEVQGIAWGIVTNKRTRFTDPLVAALGLSPRTTCVVSGDTTAEAKPSPLPVLHACTMLGCAPQRTLYVGDDRRDIVAGHAAGTLTAAVSYGYLGNGGPPHTWGADFVADHPADLATYLFTSGAPR comes from the coding sequence ATGCTTGACGCTGTCCTGTTCGACCTCGACGGGACGCTGGCCGACACCGCACCTGACCTCTGCGCTACGGTCAATATTTTGCTGGTTGATGAAGGTCGACCGCAACAGCCGTTTTCCAGACTGCGCCCACATACTTCGAGCGGTGTCCGCGGCCTGCTCGGTGCGGGTTTTGGCATCGCGCCTGCAGATGACGACTATGAGCGACTGGCCAACCGCTTTCTTGAAATCTACAGCGCTCGCCTGTGCGAACTGTCTACACTCTTCGACGGTATCCCCGCACTGCTCGATACGCTTGAAGTTCAGGGCATCGCATGGGGCATTGTCACCAACAAGCGGACGCGCTTCACCGATCCGCTCGTCGCAGCCCTTGGACTCAGCCCGCGCACCACTTGCGTAGTCAGCGGCGACACCACGGCGGAGGCCAAGCCTTCCCCGCTGCCGGTCCTGCATGCGTGCACAATGCTGGGCTGCGCACCGCAACGCACCCTCTACGTCGGTGACGACCGCCGCGACATCGTCGCCGGACACGCTGCGGGAACGCTGACCGCAGCGGTTTCCTACGGCTACCTTGGAAATGGCGGCCCGCCGCATACGTGGGGCGCCGACTTTGTTGCCGACCATCCGGCGGACCTCGCCACCTACCTGTTCACCTCAGGCGCGCCGAGATAA
- the gyrA gene encoding DNA gyrase subunit A has protein sequence MDPFAKETLPISLEDEMRRSYLDYAMSVIVGRALPDARDGLKPVHRRVLFAMHELNNDWNKAYKKSARIVGDVIGKYHPHGDTAVYDTIVRMAQSFSLRYMLVDGQGNFGSVDGDNAAAMRYTEVRMARIGHQLLEDLDKETVDFGPNYDGSEHEPLVMPARIPNLLINGSSGIAVGMATNIPPHNLNEVIAGCLALLANPALSIDELIEYIPAPDFPTAALIYGIMGVREGYKTGRGRVIMRGRTHFEDMEKGNRQAIIIDEIPYQVNKKTLIEKVAELVNEKKIEGISDIRDESDKSGMRVVIELKRGEVAEVILNNLYKQTQLQDTFGMNMVALVDGQPRLLNLKQMIECFLAHRREVVTRRTVFELRKARERGHILEGLAVALSNVDEIIALIKAAATPADAKRGLMERTWRSPVVEEMLLRAAADASRPDGLAPEFGFSEQGYRLSDAQAQAILELRLQRLTGLEQDKIVGEYKEVMLKIADLLDILARPERITEIIVGELTAIRDQFGDQRRSEIVLYTQELGIEDFITPQDMVVTLSHGGYIKAQPLADYRAQRRGGRGKQAAAIKDEDFVDQLFVANTHDHILCFSNRGRCYWLKVYEAPQGSRNSRGKPIVNLFPLEEGERINAVLPVKEFSEDQYVFMATLMGTVKKTPLSDFSNPRKAGIIAVALDDDDYLIGVELTSGESDIVLVSDAGKAVWFDEEDVRPMGRGARGVRGMRLQKGQSVISLLVAESDQQTVLVATENGFGKRTVLADFRHSGRGTQGVRAIAADRERNGIVVGAKLVGDEDEIMFITTGGVLIRTRVAEIRGMGRATQGVTLISLDDGEKLAGLEKIVETVADIEIAAEANGDAAGEATGEAAGEAVGEE, from the coding sequence ATGGACCCATTCGCCAAAGAAACACTGCCGATCAGCCTCGAAGACGAGATGCGGCGTTCCTACCTCGACTACGCGATGAGCGTCATCGTCGGCCGGGCTCTGCCGGATGCGCGCGACGGCCTCAAGCCGGTGCATCGCCGGGTACTGTTCGCGATGCACGAGCTGAACAACGACTGGAACAAGGCATACAAGAAATCGGCGCGTATCGTCGGCGACGTGATCGGTAAATACCACCCGCACGGCGACACGGCAGTCTATGACACAATCGTACGCATGGCGCAGAGTTTCTCGCTGCGTTATATGCTGGTCGATGGTCAGGGTAACTTCGGTTCGGTTGACGGCGACAATGCGGCGGCGATGCGCTATACCGAAGTGCGCATGGCCCGGATCGGCCATCAGTTGCTGGAAGATCTCGACAAGGAAACGGTCGATTTCGGGCCGAACTACGATGGTTCCGAGCATGAACCGCTGGTCATGCCGGCACGCATTCCGAACCTGCTGATCAACGGTTCGTCGGGTATAGCGGTCGGCATGGCGACCAACATCCCGCCGCACAACCTGAACGAGGTAATCGCCGGCTGTCTGGCACTGCTAGCAAACCCGGCGCTGAGCATCGATGAACTGATCGAGTACATTCCCGCCCCCGACTTCCCGACCGCCGCGCTGATCTACGGCATCATGGGAGTCCGCGAAGGCTACAAGACCGGCCGCGGCCGCGTCATCATGCGCGGCCGCACGCACTTCGAGGACATGGAAAAGGGCAATCGTCAGGCCATCATCATCGACGAGATTCCCTACCAGGTTAACAAGAAGACCTTGATCGAGAAGGTCGCCGAGCTGGTCAACGAGAAGAAGATCGAGGGCATCTCCGACATCCGCGACGAGTCGGACAAGTCAGGGATGCGTGTCGTCATCGAGCTGAAGCGTGGCGAAGTCGCTGAGGTCATCCTCAACAACCTGTACAAGCAGACGCAACTGCAGGATACCTTCGGCATGAACATGGTGGCGCTGGTCGACGGCCAGCCCCGCCTGCTCAACCTGAAGCAGATGATCGAATGCTTCCTGGCCCACCGTCGCGAGGTGGTGACGCGGCGCACCGTGTTCGAACTGCGCAAGGCACGCGAGCGCGGCCACATCCTGGAAGGCCTGGCTGTCGCGCTGTCCAACGTCGATGAAATCATTGCCCTGATCAAGGCGGCGGCGACGCCGGCCGATGCCAAGCGCGGCCTGATGGAGCGCACCTGGCGCAGCCCGGTGGTCGAGGAGATGCTGCTGCGTGCGGCCGCCGACGCCTCGCGTCCGGATGGGCTGGCGCCGGAATTCGGCTTTTCCGAGCAGGGCTACCGGCTGTCCGACGCCCAGGCGCAGGCGATCCTCGAACTCCGCCTGCAGCGCCTGACCGGCCTCGAGCAGGACAAGATCGTCGGCGAGTACAAGGAAGTCATGCTCAAGATCGCCGACCTGCTCGACATCCTGGCCCGACCCGAGCGCATCACCGAAATCATCGTCGGCGAACTGACGGCCATACGCGACCAGTTCGGCGACCAGCGCCGCTCCGAAATCGTCCTGTACACACAGGAACTCGGCATCGAGGATTTCATCACCCCGCAGGACATGGTGGTGACGCTCTCGCACGGCGGCTACATCAAGGCACAGCCGCTGGCCGATTACCGCGCCCAGCGCCGCGGCGGTCGCGGCAAGCAGGCGGCGGCGATCAAGGACGAGGATTTCGTCGATCAGCTATTCGTCGCCAATACGCACGACCATATCCTGTGCTTCTCCAATCGTGGCCGCTGCTACTGGCTCAAGGTGTATGAAGCGCCGCAGGGCAGCCGCAACAGCCGTGGCAAGCCGATCGTCAATCTCTTCCCGCTGGAGGAGGGCGAGCGGATCAATGCTGTGCTGCCGGTCAAGGAATTCTCCGAAGACCAGTACGTCTTCATGGCGACGCTGATGGGTACGGTCAAGAAGACGCCGCTGTCCGACTTCTCCAATCCGCGCAAGGCCGGCATTATCGCCGTTGCGCTCGATGACGACGATTACCTGATTGGCGTCGAGTTGACCTCGGGAGAGAGCGATATCGTGCTTGTCTCCGACGCCGGCAAGGCGGTCTGGTTCGACGAGGAAGATGTCCGCCCGATGGGTCGTGGCGCCCGCGGCGTGCGCGGCATGCGCTTGCAGAAAGGCCAATCGGTGATTTCCCTGCTGGTTGCCGAGAGCGATCAGCAGACCGTGCTGGTCGCCACCGAGAACGGCTTCGGCAAACGCACCGTGCTCGCCGATTTCCGCCATTCCGGGCGCGGCACGCAGGGCGTGCGGGCGATCGCCGCCGATCGCGAGCGCAACGGTATCGTTGTCGGCGCCAAGCTGGTGGGCGACGAAGACGAGATCATGTTCATCACCACCGGTGGCGTGCTGATCCGGACCCGCGTCGCCGAGATTCGTGGCATGGGCCGTGCGACGCAGGGCGTGACGTTGATCTCGCTGGACGACGGCGAGAAGCTCGCCGGGCTGGAAAAGATTGTCGAAACCGTCGCCGACATCGAGATCGCAGCCGAAGCCAATGGCGATGCTGCGGGCGAAGCAACAGGCGAAGCGGCCGGCGAGGCTGTGGGGGAGGAATGA
- a CDS encoding OmpA family protein, producing MIKNIAKKSLLVALLAGIGFGATAVQAQERVYVIDQRDVVALSGFGLCWRTGYWTPAAAAKDPAGCQCDKDLLPKEVCEPPAPAPAVGVKPTAEKITVAADALFDFDKATLRPEGKAKLDELVSKAKAINLEVILVVGHTDRIGSAAYNQKLSDRRAAAVKTYLVSKGIETNRVYTEGKGKTQPVTGDKCKGNVKSKALIQCLQPDRRADIEVIGTK from the coding sequence ATGATCAAGAACATTGCCAAGAAATCTCTTCTTGTGGCTCTGCTGGCCGGCATCGGCTTTGGTGCCACCGCCGTTCAGGCACAAGAGCGCGTTTATGTCATCGACCAGCGCGACGTCGTCGCCCTGAGCGGCTTCGGCCTCTGCTGGCGCACCGGCTACTGGACCCCGGCGGCTGCCGCCAAGGATCCGGCCGGCTGCCAGTGCGACAAGGACCTGCTGCCGAAGGAAGTCTGCGAGCCGCCCGCTCCCGCTCCGGCCGTCGGCGTCAAGCCCACTGCCGAGAAGATCACCGTCGCTGCCGACGCCCTCTTCGACTTCGACAAGGCGACGCTGCGTCCGGAAGGCAAGGCCAAGCTCGACGAACTGGTCTCCAAGGCCAAGGCCATCAACCTCGAAGTGATCCTCGTCGTCGGCCACACTGACCGCATCGGTTCGGCTGCCTACAACCAGAAGCTGTCTGACCGTCGCGCTGCCGCCGTCAAGACCTATCTGGTCTCCAAGGGTATCGAGACCAACCGTGTCTATACCGAAGGCAAGGGTAAGACCCAGCCGGTCACCGGCGACAAGTGCAAGGGCAATGTCAAGTCCAAGGCCCTCATCCAGTGCCTGCAGCCGGATCGCCGCGCTGACATCGAAGTCATCGGCACCAAGTAA
- the ubiG gene encoding bifunctional 2-polyprenyl-6-hydroxyphenol methylase/3-demethylubiquinol 3-O-methyltransferase UbiG, with protein sequence MLNADPAELDKFGDLAHRWWDPKSEFKPLHDINPLRLDWIDDAIGLSGKHILDVGCGGGLLSEGMAARGAIVTGIDLSEKPLGVARLHLLESGQKVDYRKISVEQLATEMPGAFDAVTCLEMLEHVPDPVSVVASCARLVKPGGQVFLSTLNRNPKAYLFAVIGAEYVLQMLPKGTHDFTRFIKPSELTRWCRQSGLETDELIGMTYNPLTRHYALGRDTSVNYMIRATRNA encoded by the coding sequence ATGCTCAATGCCGACCCTGCAGAACTGGACAAATTTGGAGATCTGGCTCATCGCTGGTGGGACCCCAAAAGCGAATTCAAGCCCCTGCACGACATCAATCCCCTCCGTCTCGACTGGATCGACGACGCCATCGGCCTCAGCGGCAAGCACATCCTCGACGTCGGCTGCGGCGGCGGCCTACTCTCCGAAGGCATGGCGGCCCGCGGCGCCATCGTCACCGGGATCGATCTTTCGGAAAAGCCGCTTGGCGTTGCTCGACTGCACTTGCTGGAAAGCGGACAAAAGGTCGATTACCGCAAAATTTCCGTAGAGCAGTTGGCCACCGAGATGCCCGGCGCCTTCGATGCCGTAACCTGCCTGGAAATGCTGGAACATGTCCCTGACCCAGTCAGCGTCGTCGCATCATGCGCGCGCCTGGTCAAGCCCGGCGGCCAGGTCTTCTTGTCCACACTCAACCGCAACCCCAAGGCTTACCTGTTTGCGGTGATCGGCGCCGAATACGTGCTGCAGATGCTGCCCAAAGGCACGCATGACTTTACCCGCTTCATCAAGCCCTCCGAACTGACTCGCTGGTGCAGGCAGTCCGGCCTCGAAACGGACGAACTGATCGGCATGACCTACAACCCACTGACCCGGCACTACGCGCTGGGACGCGATACGAGCGTCAATTATATGATCCGCGCCACCAGGAATGCTTGA
- a CDS encoding methyltransferase, with product MTLAYRQQALDGLLAEFRPLWSAQPFREPRPDWCRQWPALEAELLALDDSEQARPADDGEAALAFVARHVAGLAALNELARVADCSRSSSPDCGPFWAYGIPGRKRAQIEAFAASAVRSGQPLIDWCGGKGHLGRLLALHWKISVTTLEINRSLCAEGEKLAGRARAAQDFVAGDVTRLPVTNLPNGGHAAALHACGHLHRALVGRVAASGLVALDVAPCCYHLGVAGDYVPTSGPLLTRVTGDDARLAVTESVTSAPRQRLQRDREMAWKLAFDAWRRLEGDGQYVNFRPVPAAWMRASFAEFMVLMTRREQLPEPGAHRLADLEQRGWERQREVMRLSIVRHAFRRPLEIWLALDLAVRLENDGYSVSLGRFCERRLTPRNLLISARLR from the coding sequence ATGACGCTTGCCTACCGCCAGCAGGCGCTGGACGGCTTGCTGGCGGAATTCAGGCCGCTCTGGTCTGCGCAACCATTTCGCGAACCTCGGCCCGATTGGTGTCGGCAATGGCCGGCGCTGGAGGCCGAATTACTGGCCCTCGACGATAGCGAACAGGCACGCCCGGCCGACGATGGCGAGGCTGCGCTGGCGTTTGTCGCGCGGCATGTCGCTGGTCTCGCCGCGTTGAATGAACTGGCGCGCGTTGCGGACTGTTCGCGCTCGTCATCACCGGACTGTGGTCCGTTCTGGGCGTACGGAATTCCCGGCCGCAAACGGGCACAGATCGAAGCCTTTGCCGCGAGTGCCGTACGTAGTGGCCAGCCGCTGATCGACTGGTGTGGTGGCAAGGGACATCTCGGGCGTCTGCTGGCGCTGCACTGGAAAATCAGCGTGACGACCCTGGAAATCAACCGCAGCTTGTGTGCCGAAGGCGAGAAACTCGCCGGGCGGGCGCGGGCCGCGCAAGATTTCGTCGCCGGTGATGTCACGCGACTACCGGTTACCAATCTACCGAATGGCGGGCACGCGGCGGCGCTGCATGCCTGCGGCCATCTGCATCGTGCGCTGGTCGGGCGGGTTGCCGCAAGCGGCCTAGTGGCCCTCGACGTGGCGCCGTGCTGCTATCACCTCGGTGTCGCCGGTGATTATGTCCCGACGTCCGGGCCGTTACTGACGCGCGTGACCGGCGATGACGCCCGGTTGGCGGTCACTGAGTCGGTGACCTCTGCACCTCGTCAGAGGCTGCAACGTGATCGTGAAATGGCCTGGAAGCTCGCTTTCGATGCCTGGCGTCGGCTGGAAGGCGATGGTCAGTACGTGAATTTCCGCCCGGTGCCGGCGGCCTGGATGCGCGCCAGTTTCGCCGAATTCATGGTACTGATGACCCGGCGTGAGCAGCTTCCTGAACCCGGAGCGCATCGGCTGGCGGACTTGGAACAACGGGGCTGGGAACGGCAGCGGGAAGTCATGCGGCTGTCGATCGTTCGCCATGCCTTCCGTCGCCCGTTGGAAATCTGGCTGGCGCTTGATCTCGCCGTGCGGCTGGAGAACGACGGGTATTCGGTCAGCCTCGGGCGCTTCTGCGAGCGCCGGCTGACACCGCGCAACCTGCTTATCTCGGCGCGCCTGAGGTGA